A section of the Xiphias gladius isolate SHS-SW01 ecotype Sanya breed wild chromosome 10, ASM1685928v1, whole genome shotgun sequence genome encodes:
- the adss1 gene encoding adenylosuccinate synthetase isozyme 1 → MRARRRLGSGRRPRRQTRPSAATRTSVRLPLTSSAAKLQIWQCHGRRQLSPPETDGAEPPPVMSLTCSAKDHKGTSQPPAVGQKRPRSDAGNKVTVVLGAQWGDEGKGKVVDLLATEADVVCRCQGGNNAGHTVVVDGKEYDFHLLPSGIINPKSTSLIGNGVVIHLPGLFEEGDKNEKKGLRGWEKRLIVSDRAHLVFDFHQVVDGLQETERQAQEGKNIGTTKKGIGPAYSSKASRTGLRVCDLLGDFKDFSTRFKNLVHQYQSMYSSLTVDVEDQLKKLKEYAERLRPMVRDGVYYMYEALHGPPKKILVEGANAALLDIDFGTYPFVTSSNCTVGGACTGLGIPPLNIGDVFGVAKAYTTRVGIGAFPTEQLNAVGELLQTRGHEVGVTTGRKRRCGWLDLVIVRYAHMINGFTAIALTKLDILDVLDEIKVGVAYKLNGRRIPHFPANMDVLHKVEVEYEKFPGWKTDTSAARKWTDLPAKAQNYIRFIENHIGVPIKWVGVGKSRECMIQMF, encoded by the exons ATGCGCGCCCGGCGGCGGCTGGGCTCGGGCCGTCGGCCCCGGAGACAGACCCGCCCGAGCGCAGCCACACGCACTTCCGTGCGTCTGCCTCTGACATCATCCGCTGCGAAGTTACAGATATGGCAATGCCACGGTCGGCGGCAGCTCAGTCCTCCCGAGACGGACGGAGCAGAGCCACCGCCGGTCATGTCGCTCACCTGCTCGGCCAAAGACCACAAGGGCACGAGTCAGCCCCCCGCGGTCGGACAGAAGCGACCGCGCAGCGACGCGGGGAACAAAGTGACGGTCGTGCTCGGTGCGCAGTGGGGAGATGAGGGCAAAGGAAAGGTCGTCGACTTACTGGCGACTGAGGCCGACGTTGTCTGCAGATGTCAG GGGGGCAACAATGCCGGACACACGGTGGTAGTGGATGGCAAAGAGTACGACTTCCACCTCCTCCCAAGTGGAATCATCAACCCCAAAAGCACGTCGCTCATTG GTAATGGAGTGGTCATACATCTACCTGGCCTGTTTGAGGAAggggataaaaatgaaaagaaag GTCTGCGAGGCTGGGAGAAGAGACTGATTGTCTCGGACAGAGCTCACCTCG TTTTTGATTTCCACCAGGTTGTCGATGGCTTGCAGGAAACTGAAAGACAAGCACAAGAAGGAAAGAA CATTGGAACAACCAAGAAGGGCATTGGACCTGCATATTCTAGCAAAGCATCTCGCACTGGCCTGCGTGTATGTGACCTCCTGGGTGACTTTAAGGACTTCTCTACCAG ATTCAAGAACCTTGTCCACCAGTATCAGTCCATGTATTCGTCCTTGACGGTTGACGTTGAGGACCAACTGAAAAAACTCAAG GAATACGCTGAGAGATTGCGGCCGATGGTGAGAGACGGGGTCTATTATATGTACGAAGCTCTTCATGGACCTCCAAAGAAAATTCTGGTTGAAGGGGCCAATGCGGCTCTGCTTGACATTGACTTTG gCACGTATCCTTTTGTGACATCGTCAAACTGCACAGTGGGCGGAGCATGCACTGGTCTTGGAATCCCTCCTCTGAATATTGGTGATGTGTTTGGCGTGGCAAAGGCCTACACCACCAGGGTGGGAATCGGAGCTTTCCCCACAGAGCAACTCAAT GCAGTAGGAGAGCTGCTGCAGACGAGGGGTCATGAGGTGGGCGTAACCACGGGAAGAAAACGACGTTGCGGCTGGTTGGATCTTGTCATCGTCAGATATGCTCACATGATCAATGGCTTCACAGC TATTGCTTTGACAAAACTTGACATTCTGGATGTGCTGGATGAAATTAAAGTTGGAGTCGCCTACAAACTCAATGGAAGAAGAATTCCCCATTTCCCAG CCAACATGGATGTTTTGCACAAAGTGGAAGTTGAGTATGAGAAGTTCCCTGGCTGGAAGACAGACACATCTG
- the LOC120795332 gene encoding inverted formin-2-like isoform X2, which translates to MAEDEEELLRVYGGIDMSNHLEVFTTLFNKVSSSPASLQLLSILQTLLVLGPSRSDIWLALEAVTNRAILLAQDSQMESCEKIMQRLMFSKGKSCEGHHEVDGQLVRVDKAVQTVLDKEEPDKSPASSQKPLCASPPPPPPPPPLPPSVTGPMLQPSHHCPPPPPPPPPPLPGGLSGPPPPPPLPGMPPPPPPPPLPYGPGIPPPPPPPQALPGMGGGPPPPPPLPGMPPPPPLGMIMAQSSQSLGCGAPTKTNRFPTLRMKKLNWQKLRTVTDGHSMWASVQKEPPPREPDYSSIEQLFCLPVTEHKDKGAAAPVKKEPKEITFIDPKKNLNVNIFLKQFKCTNEEFVAMIQNGDRTRFDVEVLKQLLKLLPEKHEIENLKSFQGDKDKLAKVDRFYNSLLTVPCYQLRIECMLLCEETSSVLDMLKPKVKLVEEACQSLRASTLMPSFCRLILDVGNFLNYGSHTGNAEGFKISSLLKLTETKANKSRITLLHHILEEAEANHPELLALPDDIALCEKAAGVNLDSVQSEASALIKRLNETAKKVSNSVEEVKEQYSKVLDGSLEACQALSEKFAEINEQRSELAVYLCEDANQLSLEELFGTMRTFRELFIKALKENRTRKEQAAKAEKRKRQLAEEESKRQKGENGKIIKKGIVQQNDGCIIDHLLADIRKGFSLRKTRPRCDSESPPSSEMRSDTCPPGSSVKPADEEAAPTKSQAEGHQANTGEVNDFISPPEGTPSAPHSGVSDGPAVPLNTLPGEPALTTQPHLERPASPLKGQRPQEPAVPSLDMTQAVPEVEGERQPSQATNGISLDSAETSVLSPSSLSDSDLLVALLDGTSGLVPEKPMAEQPANVQIKEFPLPNTDINVTQSSESNTEGDGRGETNNKISHLTETVGQEKGEEEQESITARTYGQDELVSHKHLEPKSNVTTISEGPSDVPDGLEPEDLPEPKKKQTLFKRNKKKSNQGNLSINLNKHYVWNASLLMCFKGKSLFVLFLLHFAFYILCMGYFSICS; encoded by the exons ATGgctgaagatgaggaggagctgCTGCGGGTGTATGGGGGCATTGACATGAGTAATCACCTGGAGGTCTTCACTACACTCTTCAACAAG gtgAGCAGCTCTCCAGCctctctccagctgctgtcCATCCTGCAGACATTGTTGGTGCTGGGGCCGAGCCGCTCTGACATCTGGCTGGCTCTGGAGGCCGTCACCAACAGAGCCATACTACTGGCCCAGGACT CTCAGATGGAGTCCTGTGAGAAGATCATGCAGCGGCTGATGTTCTCCAAAGGCAAGAGCTGTGAAGGTCATCATGAAGTGGACGGGCAGCTCGTCAGAGTGGATAAAGCTGTGCAGACCGTTCTGGACAAAGAGGAGCCAGACAAAAGCCCAGCGTCTTCTCAGAAGCCACTCTGtgcctctcctccacctccacccccaccGCCTCCTCTGCCCCCGAGCGTGACTGGGCCCATGCTCCAACCTTCTCACCATTGTCCgcccccaccacctcctcctccaccaccgcTACCTGGAGGGCTTAGTGGTCCTCCGCCACCTCCTCCTTTACCGGGCATGccgcctccaccaccaccaccaccactgccctACGGTCCAGGcataccaccaccaccaccacccccacaaGCCCTACCAGGGATGGGCGGcggaccaccaccaccacctccattACCTGGCatgccacctcctcctcccctagGCATGATAATGGCTCAGAGTAGCCAGTCTCTGGGGTGCGGTGCACCCACAAAGACGAACCGATTTCCCACCCTGAGGATGAAAAAACTCAACTGGCAGAAACTCCGCACTGTTACTG ATGGTCACTCCATGTGGGCCTCGGTTCAGAAAGAGCCGCCTCCTCGGGAGCCGGACTACAGCAGTATCGAGCAGCTGTTCTGTCTCCCGGTGACCGAACACAAAGACAAGGGGGCAGCTGCTCCTGTCAAGAAGGAGCCTAAAGAG ATTACATTCATTGACCCAAAGAAAAACTTGAATGTGAACATATTTCTGAAGCAGTTCAAATG cacCAATGAGGAGTTTGTAGCCATGATCCAGAACGGGGACCGAACTAGGTTTGATGTAGAGGTGCTGAAACAGCTTCTCAAGCTTCTACCAGAGAAGCACGAG attGAAAATTTGAAGTCCTTTCAAGGAGATAAAGATAAGTTGGCGAAGGTTGACCGCTTCTACAACTCCCTCCTCACTGTGCCATG TTATCAGTTGAGGATTGAGTGCATGTTGTTGTGCGAGGAGACTTCATCAGTGCTGGACATGCTCAAACCTAAAGTCAAGCTGGTGGAGGAAGCCTGCCAGT CTCTCAGAGCAAGCACGCTCATGCCCAGTTTCTGCAGGCTCATCCTTGACGTGGGAAATTTTCTCAACTAT GGAAGTCACACAGGGAACGCAGAGGGGTTCAAGATCAGCTCTTTGCTCAAGCTCACAGAGACCAAGGCCAACAAGAGCCGCATTACGCTGCTTCATCACATCCTGGAG GAAGCAGAGGCAAACCACCCGGAGCTGTTGGCACTGCCAGACGATATAGCGCTCTGTGAAAAAGCGGCAGG AGTTAATCTGGACTCTGTTCAGTCGGAAGCCAGTGCTTTAATAAAACGACTGAACGAGACGGCCAAGAAGGTCTCCAACTCTGTGGAAGAAGTTAAGGAGCAATACTCAAAGGTTCTTGAT GGAAGTCTGGAGGCATGTCAAGCTTTAAGTGAAAAGTTTGCTGAGATCAACGAGCAGAGGAGTGAGCTGGCTGTCTACTTATGTGAGGATGCTAATCAGCTGTCACTTGAGGAACTCTTTGGAACCATGAGGACTTTTCGAGAACTTTTCATCAAGGCACTGAAG GAAAACAGAACCAGGAAAGAGCAGGCAGCCAAGgctgagaagagaaagaggcagcTGGCAGAGGAAGAATCCAAGAGACAGAAGGGAGAGAATGGAAAAATAA TCAAGAAAGGCATTGTGCAGCAGAACGACGGCTGCATCATCGACCACCTCCTGGCTGATATCAGGAAAGGTTTCAGCCTAAGAAAGACCAGGCCAAGGTGCGATTCGGAAAGCCCCCCTTCTAGTGAAATGCGTAGCGATACCTGCCCACCTG GATCAAGTGTGAAGCCTGCAGACGAAGAAGCCGCTCCCACCAAGTCTCAGGCAGAGGGTCACCAGGCCAACACAGGCGAAGTGAACGATTTCATCAGCCCACCAGAAGGGACTCCATCAGCACCGCACAGTGGCGTGTCAGACGGACCAGCTGTACCTCTCAACACACTCCCAGGAGAGCCCGCCCTGACAACGCAGCCACACCTGGAAAGACCTGCGTCGCCGCTGAAGGGCCAACGCCCGCAGGAACCTGCAGTACCGTCCCTAGATATGACACAAGCTGTGCCTGAAGTTGAAGGGGAACGTCAACCAAGTCAAGCCACAAATGGCATTTCATTAGATTCAGCTGAGACCAGTGTCCTCAGcccatcctctctctcagaTTCTGACCTGCTCGTGGCTCTGTTAGATGGCACTTCCGGCCTGGTACCGGAGAAGCCGATGGCTGAGCAACCAGCGAATGTTCAGATCAAGGAATTTCCTTTACCTAACACAGATATTAATGTGACACAGAGTAGTGAAAGCAATACAGAGGGAGATGGGAGAGGcgaaactaataataaaataagcCATTTAACCGAGACAGTAGGACAAGAGAAGGGTGAAGAGGAGCAGGAATCCATTACAGCAAGAACGTACGGCCAAGATGAGCTTGTGAGTCACAAGCATTTGGAGCCTAAAAGCAATGTGACGACTATCAGTGAGGGTCCATCTGACGTCCCAGATGGACTGGAACCAGAAGATCTGCCCGaaccaaagaaaaagcagaCCCTCTTTAAAcgaaataaaaagaagagtaATCAAGGTAATCTATCCATTAACTTAAATAAACATTATGTTTGGAATGCTAGTCTCTTGATGTGTTTTAAAGGGAAATCcttatttgttctgtttttattgcattttgcattttatattttatgtatggGCTATTTTAGTATATGTTCATGA
- the LOC120795332 gene encoding inverted formin-2-like isoform X1 — translation MCVVRREQEDEDLIIQCEAFEEAMAEDEEELLRVYGGIDMSNHLEVFTTLFNKVSSSPASLQLLSILQTLLVLGPSRSDIWLALEAVTNRAILLAQDSQMESCEKIMQRLMFSKGKSCEGHHEVDGQLVRVDKAVQTVLDKEEPDKSPASSQKPLCASPPPPPPPPPLPPSVTGPMLQPSHHCPPPPPPPPPPLPGGLSGPPPPPPLPGMPPPPPPPPLPYGPGIPPPPPPPQALPGMGGGPPPPPPLPGMPPPPPLGMIMAQSSQSLGCGAPTKTNRFPTLRMKKLNWQKLRTVTDGHSMWASVQKEPPPREPDYSSIEQLFCLPVTEHKDKGAAAPVKKEPKEITFIDPKKNLNVNIFLKQFKCTNEEFVAMIQNGDRTRFDVEVLKQLLKLLPEKHEIENLKSFQGDKDKLAKVDRFYNSLLTVPCYQLRIECMLLCEETSSVLDMLKPKVKLVEEACQSLRASTLMPSFCRLILDVGNFLNYGSHTGNAEGFKISSLLKLTETKANKSRITLLHHILEEAEANHPELLALPDDIALCEKAAGVNLDSVQSEASALIKRLNETAKKVSNSVEEVKEQYSKVLDGSLEACQALSEKFAEINEQRSELAVYLCEDANQLSLEELFGTMRTFRELFIKALKENRTRKEQAAKAEKRKRQLAEEESKRQKGENGKIIKKGIVQQNDGCIIDHLLADIRKGFSLRKTRPRCDSESPPSSEMRSDTCPPGSSVKPADEEAAPTKSQAEGHQANTGEVNDFISPPEGTPSAPHSGVSDGPAVPLNTLPGEPALTTQPHLERPASPLKGQRPQEPAVPSLDMTQAVPEVEGERQPSQATNGISLDSAETSVLSPSSLSDSDLLVALLDGTSGLVPEKPMAEQPANVQIKEFPLPNTDINVTQSSESNTEGDGRGETNNKISHLTETVGQEKGEEEQESITARTYGQDELVSHKHLEPKSNVTTISEGPSDVPDGLEPEDLPEPKKKQTLFKRNKKKSNQGNLSINLNKHYVWNASLLMCFKGKSLFVLFLLHFAFYILCMGYFSICS, via the exons atgtgtgtggtgcgCAGGGAGCAGGAGGATGAAGACTTGATTATTCAATGTGAAGCTTTCGAAGAGGCAATGgctgaagatgaggaggagctgCTGCGGGTGTATGGGGGCATTGACATGAGTAATCACCTGGAGGTCTTCACTACACTCTTCAACAAG gtgAGCAGCTCTCCAGCctctctccagctgctgtcCATCCTGCAGACATTGTTGGTGCTGGGGCCGAGCCGCTCTGACATCTGGCTGGCTCTGGAGGCCGTCACCAACAGAGCCATACTACTGGCCCAGGACT CTCAGATGGAGTCCTGTGAGAAGATCATGCAGCGGCTGATGTTCTCCAAAGGCAAGAGCTGTGAAGGTCATCATGAAGTGGACGGGCAGCTCGTCAGAGTGGATAAAGCTGTGCAGACCGTTCTGGACAAAGAGGAGCCAGACAAAAGCCCAGCGTCTTCTCAGAAGCCACTCTGtgcctctcctccacctccacccccaccGCCTCCTCTGCCCCCGAGCGTGACTGGGCCCATGCTCCAACCTTCTCACCATTGTCCgcccccaccacctcctcctccaccaccgcTACCTGGAGGGCTTAGTGGTCCTCCGCCACCTCCTCCTTTACCGGGCATGccgcctccaccaccaccaccaccactgccctACGGTCCAGGcataccaccaccaccaccacccccacaaGCCCTACCAGGGATGGGCGGcggaccaccaccaccacctccattACCTGGCatgccacctcctcctcccctagGCATGATAATGGCTCAGAGTAGCCAGTCTCTGGGGTGCGGTGCACCCACAAAGACGAACCGATTTCCCACCCTGAGGATGAAAAAACTCAACTGGCAGAAACTCCGCACTGTTACTG ATGGTCACTCCATGTGGGCCTCGGTTCAGAAAGAGCCGCCTCCTCGGGAGCCGGACTACAGCAGTATCGAGCAGCTGTTCTGTCTCCCGGTGACCGAACACAAAGACAAGGGGGCAGCTGCTCCTGTCAAGAAGGAGCCTAAAGAG ATTACATTCATTGACCCAAAGAAAAACTTGAATGTGAACATATTTCTGAAGCAGTTCAAATG cacCAATGAGGAGTTTGTAGCCATGATCCAGAACGGGGACCGAACTAGGTTTGATGTAGAGGTGCTGAAACAGCTTCTCAAGCTTCTACCAGAGAAGCACGAG attGAAAATTTGAAGTCCTTTCAAGGAGATAAAGATAAGTTGGCGAAGGTTGACCGCTTCTACAACTCCCTCCTCACTGTGCCATG TTATCAGTTGAGGATTGAGTGCATGTTGTTGTGCGAGGAGACTTCATCAGTGCTGGACATGCTCAAACCTAAAGTCAAGCTGGTGGAGGAAGCCTGCCAGT CTCTCAGAGCAAGCACGCTCATGCCCAGTTTCTGCAGGCTCATCCTTGACGTGGGAAATTTTCTCAACTAT GGAAGTCACACAGGGAACGCAGAGGGGTTCAAGATCAGCTCTTTGCTCAAGCTCACAGAGACCAAGGCCAACAAGAGCCGCATTACGCTGCTTCATCACATCCTGGAG GAAGCAGAGGCAAACCACCCGGAGCTGTTGGCACTGCCAGACGATATAGCGCTCTGTGAAAAAGCGGCAGG AGTTAATCTGGACTCTGTTCAGTCGGAAGCCAGTGCTTTAATAAAACGACTGAACGAGACGGCCAAGAAGGTCTCCAACTCTGTGGAAGAAGTTAAGGAGCAATACTCAAAGGTTCTTGAT GGAAGTCTGGAGGCATGTCAAGCTTTAAGTGAAAAGTTTGCTGAGATCAACGAGCAGAGGAGTGAGCTGGCTGTCTACTTATGTGAGGATGCTAATCAGCTGTCACTTGAGGAACTCTTTGGAACCATGAGGACTTTTCGAGAACTTTTCATCAAGGCACTGAAG GAAAACAGAACCAGGAAAGAGCAGGCAGCCAAGgctgagaagagaaagaggcagcTGGCAGAGGAAGAATCCAAGAGACAGAAGGGAGAGAATGGAAAAATAA TCAAGAAAGGCATTGTGCAGCAGAACGACGGCTGCATCATCGACCACCTCCTGGCTGATATCAGGAAAGGTTTCAGCCTAAGAAAGACCAGGCCAAGGTGCGATTCGGAAAGCCCCCCTTCTAGTGAAATGCGTAGCGATACCTGCCCACCTG GATCAAGTGTGAAGCCTGCAGACGAAGAAGCCGCTCCCACCAAGTCTCAGGCAGAGGGTCACCAGGCCAACACAGGCGAAGTGAACGATTTCATCAGCCCACCAGAAGGGACTCCATCAGCACCGCACAGTGGCGTGTCAGACGGACCAGCTGTACCTCTCAACACACTCCCAGGAGAGCCCGCCCTGACAACGCAGCCACACCTGGAAAGACCTGCGTCGCCGCTGAAGGGCCAACGCCCGCAGGAACCTGCAGTACCGTCCCTAGATATGACACAAGCTGTGCCTGAAGTTGAAGGGGAACGTCAACCAAGTCAAGCCACAAATGGCATTTCATTAGATTCAGCTGAGACCAGTGTCCTCAGcccatcctctctctcagaTTCTGACCTGCTCGTGGCTCTGTTAGATGGCACTTCCGGCCTGGTACCGGAGAAGCCGATGGCTGAGCAACCAGCGAATGTTCAGATCAAGGAATTTCCTTTACCTAACACAGATATTAATGTGACACAGAGTAGTGAAAGCAATACAGAGGGAGATGGGAGAGGcgaaactaataataaaataagcCATTTAACCGAGACAGTAGGACAAGAGAAGGGTGAAGAGGAGCAGGAATCCATTACAGCAAGAACGTACGGCCAAGATGAGCTTGTGAGTCACAAGCATTTGGAGCCTAAAAGCAATGTGACGACTATCAGTGAGGGTCCATCTGACGTCCCAGATGGACTGGAACCAGAAGATCTGCCCGaaccaaagaaaaagcagaCCCTCTTTAAAcgaaataaaaagaagagtaATCAAGGTAATCTATCCATTAACTTAAATAAACATTATGTTTGGAATGCTAGTCTCTTGATGTGTTTTAAAGGGAAATCcttatttgttctgtttttattgcattttgcattttatattttatgtatggGCTATTTTAGTATATGTTCATGA
- the inf2 gene encoding inverted formin-2: MSGKSDGKRKWAAVRDRLGSSQDSDTQQEANLESADPELCIRLLQVPTVVNYSGLKRRLEGSDQTWMVQFLELSGLDLLLEALDRLSGRGCSRIADALLQLTCVSCVRAVMNSSAGIHFIIENEGYIRKLSQALDTSNTMVKKQVFELLAALSMFSTDGHCLALDSLDHYKGVKTQQYRFSVIMNELQATDNVPYMVTLLSVINALIFGTDDLRQRDKMRKEFIGLQLLDILPKLR; encoded by the exons ATGTCAGGGAAGTCAGATGGGAAAAGGAAGTGGGCGGCAGTCAGGGATCGCCTGGGCTCCTCGCAGGACTCTGATACCCAGCAGGAGGCCAACCTGGAGAGTGCCGACCCAGAGCTGTGCATCAGACTGCTGCAGGTTCCCACTGTAGTCAACTACTCGGGCCTGAAGCGTCGCCTGGAAGGCAGCGACCAGACATGGATGGTCCAGTTCCTGGAGCTGAGCGGGCTGGATCTGCTCCTGGAAGCCCTGGACCGGCTCTCGGGGCGTGGATGCTCTCGCATTGCCGATGCCCTTCTGCAGCTCACCTGCGTCAGCTGCGTCCGGGCAGTCATGAACTCCTCGGCAGGGATCCACTTCATTATAGAGAACGAGGGATACATTCGGAAGCTCTCACAAG CCTTGGACACTTCCAACACCATGGTGAAGAAGCAGGTGTTTGAGCTACTGGCAGCCCTCAGCATGTTCTCGACAGACGGACATTGCCTGGCTCTGGATTCCCTGGACCATTACAAG GGCGTGAAGACACAGCAGTATCGCTTCAGTGTGATCATGAACGAGCTGCAGGCAACAGATAACGTCCCTTACATGGTCACACTCCTCAGTGTCATCAATGCCCTCATCTTCGGGACAGATGACCTCAGGCAGAGGGATAAGATGAGAAAGGAGTTTATCG GGCTTCAGTTACTTGATATTCTGCCAAAGTTAAGGTAa